DNA sequence from the Parasphaerochaeta coccoides DSM 17374 genome:
ACCCGCCCCGGCTACAGGCAGCGACCTGATTGTGGTCGGCTATGCCCAGGTTGGCGCCGAGAGTGATTGGAGGACTGCCAATACGGAATCTTTCAAGAGTACTTTTGTTGAGGCAAACGGATACAAGCTGATTTTTGATGATGCCCAGCAGAAACAGGAAAATCAGATTAAGGCTATTCGTAATTTCATTCAGCAGGACGTGGATTATATTGTCGTAGCGCCTGTTGTTGAAACCGGTTGGGAGACAGTACTTCAGGAAGCGAAGAACGCAGGTATCCCTGTCATTCTTTCTGATCGCCAAATGAAGCTTTCCGATGAAAGCCTCTATGTCGCATGGGTCGGTGGCAACTTCCTCAAGGAAGGTGATGACAGTGTCACGTGGTTGAACACCTATCTCAAGAGTGTCGGTCGGGATAATGAAGACATGAACATCGTTCTCTTGCAGGGAACTATTGGTTCTTCCGCTCAAGTAGGACGAACCCAGGGTATTGTTGAAGGACTGGCAAAGAACCCTCACTACAAATTACTCGCCAGGCAGACAGGTGAATTTACCCAGGCCAAGGGTCAGGAAGTGATGGAGTCCTTCCTTAAGGCGTATCCAGATATCGATGTCGTCTTTGCTGAAAATGACAATATGGCTTTTGGTGCCATCGATGCAATCAAAGCAGTAGGAAAAGTACCCGGAAAGGACATCATCATAATTTCTTTTGACGCTGTCCGTGAAGCATTCAACAAGATGATTGCCGGAGAACTGAACGCTGCCATCGAATGTAATCCTCTCCATGGGCCGCGTGTGGCGGAAATCATCCAGACACTTGAAAAGGGCGGCACTGTCGCGAAAATCCAGTATGTCGTTGAAGAAGTGTTTGACCAGGCCAATGCCGCGGCAAGATTTCCAACCCGTATGTACTGATTATCATGTATTCTTTGAGCAGGAGGGTAATTCCTCCTGCTTGCCAGGTACTAAAGAACAAGTGTCTTTTCAGGGGGAATCATGGGAGAGGTTTCGACAGTCCTTAGCATGCGGCATGTCAATAAGACATTCCCAGGGGTTAAAGCCCTGGATGATGTGGATTTTACCTTAAGAAAAGGAGAAATCCATGCTCTGATGGGAGAAAACGGTGCCGGAAAGAGTACACTCATCAAAGTGCTCACTGGTGTCCATGCAATGGATAGCGGTGAGATTTTTGTAGATGGTATCAATCATCCAGTCCTCAATCATTCTCCGCAAGAAGCGCAGAAGAACGGAATCAGCACGGTATACCAGGAAGTCAACCTGTGTCCTAATATCTCCGTAGCGGAAAATATTTTTATTGGAAGACAGCCGCTATCACCAGTCCGGACAATTCAGTGGAAGAAAATGAATGCTGCCGCTGAGAGGGCATTGTCCAATGTCGGACTGCAATCAGTTGATGTCACGCGTGCTTTGGAAGACTATTCCATTGCTGTCCAGCAGATGGTTGCCATTGCCCGTGCCGTGGACATACAGTGCAAGGTCTTGGTTCTTGATGAACCGACAAGCAGCCTTGATGAACATGAAGTGCGGAAACTTTTTGAAGTGATGAGGAATCTCCGGGAGAGAGGCGTCGGAATCATTTTCATCACGCATTTTCTTGAGCAGGTCTATGAAGTCTGTGACGCTATCACGGTTCTCCGCAACGGCAGGCTCGTAGGAGAATATCCCGTATCACAGCTCTCGCGTATCCAGCTTGTATCCAAAATGCTGGGACATGACTTTGATGACCTTGCTTCCATACGGTCTTCCGTCAGAAATTCAACCGTTTCTCTTGCCAGTCCTTCCGTCATCAAGGCAACAGGACTGGCGCATGCGGGAACTATCCAACCGTTCGACATTGAAATCCATAAAGGGGAAGTCATCGGTCTAAGCGGTCTTCTCGGTTCCGGTAGATCAGAACTTGCCCGAACCATCTATGGGGCTGACAGGGCTGACAAAGGAGAGCTGGTTGTACATGAGGAACCGCTGAGTGTCCATGACCCTATTGATGCCATCAAGAAGGGCATGGGTTTTCTTCCGGAAGACAGAAAGGAAGAAAGTATCATCGCGGAATTGTCGGTCAGGGAAAACATGATTATCGCCCTGCAAGCAAAAACAGGCATCTTCCGGCTTCTTCCCCTGGCAAAACAGAATGAACTTGCCGATAAATATATCAAAGCTCTCAGAATCAAGACACCTTCGCCAGAGACTCCCATCAAACAATTGTCAGGGGGTAATCAGCAAAAGGCAATCCTGGGCAGATGGCTCATTACCAATCCACAGTTCCTTATTCTTGATGAACCTACCCGTGGCATTGATGTCGGGACAAAGACTGAAATACAGAAACTCATTCTTCAGCTTGCCGGAGAAGGCATGGCAATCATGTTCATCAGCAGCGAGATTGATGAGATGCTGAGGACAGTCAATCGGTTGTGCATCCTGCGGGAAGGACGCAAGGTCGGCGAATTGGAGAATACCAATCTTACCCGTGAAGAAGTAATGACGGCTATAGCAGGAGGCTACGAAACATGAACCCGACGACTATTGACTATAAACGTGTTATGGAACGGGTAACGAAAGGACATTTGTTCCTGCCTGTTTTTGCCTTGGCCTTGGTTCTGCTGGTGAATCTCATCCAGACTCCTACCTTTTTCAAGATTTCGATTGAAAACGGAGTCTTGTACGGGTACACGGTGGATATAATCAACAGGGCAAGCGAGCTTGTCATCCTGGCGGTCGGAATGACCTTGGTCGTCGCGTCTTCCAGTGGAGCCGACATTTCCGTTGGTGCAGTCAGTGCCTTGGCCGCCGCCGTCTGCGTCAGGCTTCTGGGCTCCAGTTATGAGACATACGCTGTTCCATTATTCGCCAGCGTCATCTTTTGTCTGCTTACGGGGCTTGTCTGCGGTTCTTTCAATGGATTTCTGGTGGCAAAGATGAAGATACAGCCAATGGTGGCGACCTTGATTCTCTTTACAGCAGGACGCGGCATTGCGCAATTGGTCAGTGCCCGCGAAATCAATGGTACCATGGTATCAGGACAGATACTCTATGTACGTATGGATTCGTTTCGTGATATCGGAGGATTCCTTCCGGGAGTCGTTGTTCCTACGCCGGTTTTCATCGCGGCGGGAGTAGTGCTTCTTGTGCATCTCGTCCTGCGGAAAACAGCGTTCGGTCTCTATGTCAAGACAGTAGGAATCAACAGCAAGGCAGGAAGATTGGTCGGAATCAACTCATCACGTATCATTTTCCTGACATACGCATTGTGTGGTCTGATGGCTGGCGTCGCGGGACTCATCGCTTCCAGCCGCATATATTCCAGTGACGCAAACAACATTGGCCTGAACATGGAACTTGACGCCATCCTTGCCGTGGCTTTGGGAGGCAATAGTCTTGGGGGAGGAAAATTCAGTCTGTCCGGTTCCGTCATAGGAGCTATAACCATACAGGCTTTGACGACAAGCCTGTATGCAATGGGTATCACCGCTGACCAGATACCGGTTTATAAAGCTGTTGTGGTCGTGCTGATTGTCTCAATGCAATCGGATGAATTTAAACGTTGGATGACTGTGCTTAGAGCAAAAGGATCAATGGAAAAGGCGGTGACACAATGAACAGCGTAGTGTACGACACATTGAGAAAGAAAGCTGGTGGGCCGAATTTTCTTTTGTTCATCACCGTCGTGATGTTCTTCTTCATGTATATCATAGGGGTTGCCATTTATGGCTCACGCGGTTTTGGTAATGTCCAGACATTGATGAATATGCTTATTGACAATGCCGGACTGATAATTGCAGCCTCCGGCATGACCTTGGTCCTGATTACAGGGGGGATTGATATTTCCGTCGGGTCATTGGTCGGATTGGTATGCATGATGCTTGCCAGCATGATGGAACTGAGCGGCGTGAGTACTTCTGTTGCCATCACGGTCGTGCTGGTATTCGGCATTGTCTTTGGCTTCGTCCAGGGGTGGTTGGTCTCGTATCTGAAATTACAGCCGTTCATCGTGACTTTGGCAGGCATGTTCTTTTGTCGTGGACTTACGGCTATCATCAGTGTCGAACAAATTGCCATCAAAGCAAATGAGACATTCCTTGCCTTGGCGCATAAGAACATATACCTGCCATTCGGAGCTACAATGAACAAGAGAGGAATACTTTTGTATCCCTTCATACATCCGAGTGTCCTGATTGCACTGGCGGCTTTAGCGGTAGTCTGGTATATCTGCAAGTACACCAGGTTCGGTCGTTCTCTCTATGCAGTCGGGGGTAATGAGACCTCGGCTCTTCTCATGGGCATCAATGTCCGGAGAACAAAATTGTTCGCATACATCTTAAATGGGTTCCTTGGTTCGCTCGCTGGCTTCGTATTCTGTCTCAACACTACGAGCGGCTTTGTCGAGCAGGCACGTGGATTTGAGATGGAAGCAATTTCTTCAGCGGTCATTGGAGGAACATTACTGACAGGAGGAGTCGGCAATGTCATTGGTACGTTCTTTGGCGTTCTCATCAAGGCAACGATTGAAACATATATAAGAAGCGATGGTACTTTGTCTTCTTGGTGGAATAAGATAGTATTATCTGCGTTATTATGTTTCTTCATTGTACTTCAAAGCGTCTTTGCTTCATTGAAGCAAAAGAAAAAGCAGTAAAAAAGGATGGGAATGTGGCACAAGAACCAATTGATATGCGCAAGGCATCACTGGGCATTGAACTGGGATCTACTCGTATCAAGGCAATGCTTGTTGACGAAAGGGGAACGCCTCTCGCTTCCGGTGGATATACATGGGAGAACCGTTTCATCAATGGATATTGGACCTATGCCATGGAAGATGTCACACATGGCCTACAGGTGTGTTATGCCAGCCTGAAAAAGGATGTGAAGGAGAAATATGGAATCATCCTTACATCTGTCGGCGCAATCGGCATATCCGGGATGATGCATGGATATCTTGCTTTTGATGTCCATGACAACCTGTTGGTTCCGTTCCGGACGTGGCGCAATACTACCACAACGGAAGCCAGCACGCGCTTGTCTCAGCTCTTTGGGTGCAACATACCATTGCGCTGGAGCATCTCCCATCTCTATCAGGCAATATTGGACAAAGAGCCGCATGTTCCCCATATCGCGCGTATAACCACGCTTTCAGGATATGTGCATCATCGTCTGACCGGACGGAAAGTTCTTGGCGTAGGCGATGCCAGCGGTATGTTCCCCATAGATTCAGAAGCAGGCACTTACAATGCCAGAATGGTGGACGCTTTCACCGCATTGACCGCCGGATATGGTTTTCCCTGGAAATTTGAAAATATCTTTCCCACGGTTCTGACAGCAGGGGAGTCGGCGGGTTTCCTTACTGAAGACGGGGCACGTTTCCTGGATCCTGAAGGCGACCTTACGGCAGGAATCCCGTTCTGTCCGCCGGAAGGAGATGCCGGTACTGGCATGACGGCAACAAACAGCGTGAGACCCGCCACCGGAAACATAAGCGCGGGAACCAGTATCTTTGCCATGGTCGTCCTGCAAAGACCCCTTGCAGGTTTTCATCGGGAAATTGATGTCGTGACGACGCCCGCCGGAGTCCCTGTCGCCATGGTTCATTGCAACAACGGTACTGGAGATATTGACGGATGGGTCAATCTGTTCGGACAGATGCTGGAGTGCGCAGGCGCAAGCGTCCCTAAGCATAAGTTGTATGATGTTTTCTATGGCAAGGCATTGGAGGGTGATGAAGACTACGGAGGGTTGGCGGCTTGTAACTATATGGCCGGAGAACCCGTCGCCAACGTGGAAAGCGGACGTCCCTTGTTCGTGCGTGTGCCCGGAGCTCGGTTTACCGTGGAGAATTTCTGCCGGGTACATCTTTTCAGCGCCATGGCTCCTTTGCGCATGGGAATGGACATCCTCATGAAGGAAGAAAAAGTACAGCTGGAGCGTCTGTGGGCTCATGGAGGATTCTTCAAGACGGAAAAAGTCGGTCAGAAAATAGCAGCTTCTGCTTTGGGTATTGATGTGTCCGTTACGCAGACCGCCTCGGAGGGTGGCGCGTGGGGCATGGCTTTGCTGGCATCCTACATGCTTAAGAAAAACCTGGGTGAGAAAATAGAAGAATATCTGGACAGGAAAATCTTTTCTGACGCGGATGTGAAATCCGAAGCTCCGGATTCGGAGCTGACAAAAGCATTTGATGCTTTCATGGAACAATACCCCAAGGTGCTTGAGGTCGAAAGAAGCGCGAGAAGGTTGTAATGACTGGTTTTCCCGTGGAGAAAACGCCTGTGGAGAAGATACTCGGCAAAGAAGGGAATCAGAAATAACGACTTGCCGTACTGTGGAGGGAGACGCAAATGGATGAAGTCCGTGTGTGCGTTGAAAAAGCATTCACGCTTGCCCAGGTAGATGAGCGTTTGTTCAGTTCTTTCATCGAGCATCTCGGAAGGGCAATTTACACAGGTATCTATGAGCCGGGACATCCCTTGGCGGATGAGCAAGGGTTCAGGACGGATGTCATTGATTTTGTCAAGGATCTTAGAGTCCCTCTTATACGTTACCCTGGCGGAAACTTTCTTTCAGGATATCGATGGATGGACGGCATAGGGCCAAAGGAAAAACGACCGGTCAGGCTTGACGTGGCATGGAAGACCCTGGAACCCAATGAAATCGGCATAGGGGAGTTTTACGACTGGACCCGAAAGGTCGGAAGTAAGGTCATGGGTTCGGTGAACATGGGTACGGGAACCGTCCAGGATGCGGCTGATTTTTTTGAATACTGCAATTATCCCGGTGGAACATACTTGAGTGACCTGCGCAGGCAGAACGGTCATGACGCGCCTTTTGATATCCGTACATGGTGCATCGGGAATGAAATGGACGGTCACTGGCAGATTTGTCATCTTGATGCCGCAGATTACGGCAAGAAAGCACTTGAGACAATCAAGATGCTCAAATGGATTGACCCGCAGAGTGAAGCAGTCGTCTGTGGAAGTTCTTCCGGATTGATGAAAAGTTTTCCTGAATGGGACAGGATTGTGCTGGAACATACCTATGAGAAGGCCGACTTCATCTCATTACATCGTTACTACGAAAACTTTGATAACGATGACGATTTCTTGGCTTCCTTCGTGGAGCTTGGTACATACATCAAGGCGGCCATAGCCACTGCGGACTATGTAAAGGCTTTGAAACGCAGCGCAAAGACCATGTACCTTTCCCTTGACGAATGGAATGTCTGGTACCAACGCCGCCAGGAACCCCATGACTGGCAGAAAGCTCCTTCCATACTTGAAGATCATTATTCCTTGCTGGATGCTTTGGTCGTCGGAGGGCTTGGCCTTACGTTGCTCAACAATGCCAACAGGGTGAAGATTGCCTGCCTTGCGCAATTGGTCAATGTCATCGCCCCAATTTTCACAAAAGAAGGCGGTTCGGCTATCCGGCAGACTATCTACTATCCTTTCCGTGATATTTCTCTCCATGGGAGGGGAGTTGTCCTGACTCCTGTCGTGCATGGGCCGAAGAAAGAAACGAAGTACGGAGATTGCCCCCTCGTCGAGACTGCGGTCATCCATGATGAGGAAGGGAAGACGGTCACTGTCTTCTGCCTGAATACAGGAAAGAATGACCTTGTGGAATTTACACTTGACATGAGATCATTCGGGAAGCTGCGGATGTCTTTCTGGACGTGTCTGACCGGAAAGGATCTTTCCGCGGAGAATACTTTCGAGAAGCCCAATGCGGTCAACCCCCGAAACATGCCGGTTGAAAAGACAGCGGCATCCACTTTTTCCATTACGCTGCCGCCATTGTCCTGGAACGTGATGAAATTCGCTATCGTGAGCTGAATGAAACCGTACCGTACGAGCCGCCTCCTGTCTCCGGTTCCGGTTTTCGTGTGCAGGGGGACTGTCGTGTGCAGGGGGACTGTCGTGTGAGGGTGTTTCAGGAATCTTTTCTTGTGACGTGTGACAAAAATTCAGGAGAGGATGAGACGGGAAGATTCTCCGGCAGGATGATATCAATAGGGATTTCTGTGCTTACATCGGGAGTCTGATTCAATACTCCCTTGCGGTATAGTTGATAAACCGCTGTATGACCTTGGAATTCGGGACGCTGGGATATCAGGCAATCAACTTTCCCGTCTGTTATTGCCTGCCGGTTCTGGGCAATCAAATCAAATCCGATGATTGTTGTCTGCGGCCTGCGGCCTATGAGGGAAACATGCTGTGCAATCCTATGCACAGAATCATTGACGACGAATATCCCGGCTATGGTTTTCCCGGCATCATACAGGGCTTCTAGCTGTGACTCCCATTTTTCAGTGAAATCCAATTCCAGTTCATGCGTGTCCATATCCCCGTGCATGGCACAGTACTCAGTGAAGCCTCTGACACGTTCTACGCTATTGAAGGCTTTCTTATGTGTCTGTATGGCCACGTATAGTCCCGCGTGAGGACTCAGCAGCTGCATCATGCGTCCGGCGAGATAACCCGCTTTATACGGATCCTGGGCTACTGTGGCTACGGGATTCGTATCTGGCAACGCGGAATCGATGAACGTGTAATTCAGGTTTTTCTGTAATGCCAGTACCTGACGCGCTTCCATTGGATTCACTGGAGCAAGGACTACGGCGTCGGCATGCCGTGCCAACATTTTTTTTCCTCTTTCAAAGCATGAGCCTTCTTGCATTCTGTCAAATTCATATACGTCTATGGTGACGGTAAGATCGGAAAGTTCTTTGGCGGCTTTTACGATTCCTTGGTATATGAGGCTCCAATAACCGTATTCGGAATGGAGCAAGGGTAGCAGGACTCCTATGCGAAAGGCTTTGTTAAGTTTCAAGTTCCTTGCAAAAGCGTTGGGTTTGTAATCGTGAGCCTTGATGATTTCCAGGATTTTATCCTTTGTTTCCGGAGAGACTCTCCCACGGTCGTGAAGGACTCTATCGACCGTACCTATTGATACCTTGGCAATTTTTGCAATTTCAGTAATGGTCATGTCTTGTGCCTCAAGAAAGAAGGTAACGATAACATCACTATACAATAAATTAACAGGAAGATATATAGATATCGTGGATGCGTGGACGAATACATGAATGGTTCAGGAAAGTGTCCGGAGATGGGAACAGAATAATTTATTCTTCACATAGAAAATACAAAAAGTTAGAATAAAACTTGACATATCATGAAACAAGGGAGATGATAAAATTCGTAAATGCGTTAACGTTAACGCCAAAAAGATACACGAATGGTGGAGAAAAGGAGAGATTTTCTCTGGGACGGCGTCGTGTGATTCATATGGGGAAAAGCCGGAAAGCATATGTGATTACAAATTAAGCAAGGAGCAAATACTATAATGGGAAAAAAGATTTTTAGCGATTATGAATTCTGGTTTGTCGTTGGCTCCCAGTTTCTCTATGGAACTGAGACCTTGGACAAAGTGGCGGAACATGCGCAGGTAATCGCCCGCGGGCTTGATGGTTCGCGCCATGTGCCGGCGCGTGTGGTATATAAAGCTACAGTCAAGACTCCCGATGAAATCACCACTGTGGTCAAGGAGGCGAATCACACAGACTCCTGCGCGGGGCTGATTGTCTGGATGCATACATTTTCACCATCAAAAATGTGGATAAACGGCCTATCCCTGCTCCAGAAGCCGTATGCGCACCTGCATACCCAATTCAACCGCAATATACCGGACGAAGACATAGACATGGATTTCATGAATCTCAACCAGAGTGCCCATGGCGACCGTGAACATGGCTTCATTGCCGCACGCATGCATTTGAAGCGGAAAATCATTGTCGGATATTGGGCAGATGATGATGTCATGACGAGCCTTGGCACCTGGATGAGGTCAGCCATTGGCGCGGTGGAAAGCCGCAAGCTCAAGGTCGTCCGCTTCGGAGACAACATGCGTAATGTTGCAGTCACGGAAGGGGACAAGGTTGGAGTCCAGATACAACTGGGATGGCAGGTGAATACATGGCCTGTCGCCGAGCTGGTTCATGAGATGGGGAAAGTGACGGAAAAAGAAATAGACGCCCTGCTTTCCGAATATACGGAGCTGTACGACATGGCGACAGATGACAGTGCGGCGGTTCGTTATCAAGCACGGGAGGAAATGGCCATAAGGAGATTCCTGGACAGGGAAGGAGCCTTGGCATTCAGTAATACATTTGAAGATTTGAGTGGTATGGAACAGCTTCCCGGACTGGCCACCCAACATCTCATGGCGCAAGGTTACGGGTATGGCGGGGAAGGGGACTGGAAAGTTTCGGCCATGACAGCACTTCTCAAGCTGATGACCCGCGGCTTGAAGGGCGGCACAGCGTTCATGGAGGATTATACCTACGATTTGGAACCGGGACATGAGTTCTCATTGGGAGCGCATATGCTCGAAGTATGTCCCTCCCTGGCAGCTTCGCGGCCACGCATTGAAGTGCATCCTCTCGGAATTGGCGGAAAAGGAGATCCCGCGCGTCTTGTATTCGAAGGGATGCCAGGCAAGGGCATTGTCGCCTCATTGGTCGATATGGGAGGCCGTCTGCGTCTGATTGTCCAGGATATCGAAGCGGTGAAACCTATTTACAGGATGCCTAATCTTCCTGTCGCCCGCATCATGTGGAAGCCTGAACCTGATTTCAAGACAGGTGCGCATGCGTGGATTCTTGCGGGAGGCTCCCATCATACCGTACTGTCATTGTCCGCGACACCTGAAATGCTGGAAGATTGGGCGGAAATCATGGACATGGAATTTGTCCATATCACCAAGGAAACGACTATCAAAGGATTGAAGCAACAGCTCTTTCTGTCCGATCTTGCGTGGAAACTGAAATGAAAATTCTATGGTGAGAGAATGCTATTGGGGAGAAACACATGCTTGAAAAACTGAAAAAAGAAGTATGTTATGCCAACCAGAGTTTGCCCCGGTATCATCTGGTGACATTCACGTGGGGAAACGTTTCCGCGTATGATGTGAAAAGTGGGCTGATGGTCATTAAGCCGTCCGGCGTGGAGTACGACACCATGGAACCGGAGCAGATGGTCGTGATGGAAGTGTCCACGGGACGAAAGGTTGAAGGATTGCTGAAACCTTCTTCTGATGCTCCGACGCATATGGAATTATACAAGACGTTTCCCGGAATCGGAGGCATCACGCATACCCACAGCAGATGGGCGACTATCTTTGCCCAGGCTGGTCGGGGCATTCCGGCTTACGGTACGACCCAGGGAGATTATTTCTACGGGGAAATCCCCTGTACGCGAAAGATGACTCCGGCAGAAATCAGAGGTGAATACGAGAAGGAAACCGGGACAGTCATCATTGAGGCATTCAAAGAACTTGACCCATTATCTGTTCCTTCTGTCTTGGTTCACAGCCATGGCCCTTTCAGTTGGGGGAAGGATGCCCAGGAATCGGTACATAATGCTGTTGTCATGGAAGAATGTGCCATGATGGCGTGGCATGCGTTCATGCTTTCCGGAGGACATCTTGACCCGATGCAGCAGGAACTGTTGGACAAGCACTACCGGCGCAAGCATGGCAAGGACGCGTACTATGGTCAGAAATAGGTGTCAAGGTTCCAGATAAGGTACAAGGGGACATGCCTGTATTTTCCATAGATAACAGACAAAAAGCCACCATGACAGAATGAACTGACCCCCCAAGAGTTCTCCAACTCTGGGGGGTCAGTTCAGAACATGGCGGCCATTGTTTTGGGCTGGGTCGTCTTATTTTACGACCTGTTCCTGCCATCTGCGACCGTAGAACGAATCCAGGTAGAGCTGCTTGATTTCGCTGATAAGCGGGTAGCGCGGATTGGTTCCGGTGCATTGGTCATCAAACGCCTTGACGGACAACTCATCAACCGCTGCCAGGAACTCCTCCTCGTTCACACCCCATTCCTTGATGGATTTCGGGACATCCAGCTCATTCTTCAGCTTCTCAATCGCACTGACAAGATCCTCGACTTTCTCTTGCATCGTCGCGCCATCTTTGATGGAGATGTACGGCGTGTTCTTCTG
Encoded proteins:
- a CDS encoding L-ribulose-5-phosphate 4-epimerase, giving the protein MLEKLKKEVCYANQSLPRYHLVTFTWGNVSAYDVKSGLMVIKPSGVEYDTMEPEQMVVMEVSTGRKVEGLLKPSSDAPTHMELYKTFPGIGGITHTHSRWATIFAQAGRGIPAYGTTQGDYFYGEIPCTRKMTPAEIRGEYEKETGTVIIEAFKELDPLSVPSVLVHSHGPFSWGKDAQESVHNAVVMEECAMMAWHAFMLSGGHLDPMQQELLDKHYRRKHGKDAYYGQK